The segment TTCTTATAAACAGCACCAATATGAGTTCGGAGTTTGCAATTAATGATTTCATCAAGCGTATGTACAACCAATACACCGAGGATGACATAAAAGAGCGTGCTGTGCATAAAAGCAAATATAGACAGTTAAGGAGCGGCTTTTGTGCAGCTAGTTTATGCGCCCTAAATGAGCGTATACCAGCTGAAAAGAACTACACATTTGGATTGAGAACAGGGGCGTCATTGAGTCTTGAAAACGATTTAATGATTTATGAAGATGAAATCGGAATTGACAGTAAAGGAACGGGTAATCAAGTATTCATTAAAACTGATTTTGCCTTGGAACGTTCCGGCTCCAATGTGGATGTAATACTGATTGAAGAACCAGAAAACCACCTAAGTCATGTTAATTTGCGTAAGCTTATCCAGCGTGTTTCGGAAACTCAGCATGGTCAATTGTTTATTACTACGCATAATAGCCTGATTAGTACCCGTTTAGAGTTGCAAAATCTTCTTATTATGCACGAGGAAGCAGAAGATAAGCCTACATCTCTGAGTGGTTTGAAGGCTGAAACTGCTAAATACTTTATGAAAGCTCCGGTCGCGAACGTTATTGAATTTGCTCTTTCCCAGAGAGTAATCCTTGTTGAAGGCCCCTCTGAATACATGCTATTTGAGAGGTTCTACGAAAATATAATTGGCCACAAACCGGAAAGCGACAATGTACACATTATGGATGTGCGTGGATTGAGCTTCAAACGGTATCTCGAAATTGCTCAGCTGCTCAGCAGTAAAGTAGTAGTTGTTACCGATAATGACCACAATACGCAAAAGAACTGCATAGAGAAATACTTGGATTTTGCTACCGATGCAAATATCAAAATATGCTATGAAAACAATGAAATGATGAGCACTTTTGAAAAAGTTTTATATAGCGTTAATCAAACTCTGTGCAATCGGCTATTCGGTGAAAACGCAATTGACTATATGCTTGGAAACAAAACTGAAGCTGCATATACGCTGCTAAGCCAACATGAGACCATTGCCGTTCCGGACTACATTCGAGGAGCGATAGAATGGATAAACGAGTAATCTTTGCCGCAGCTGGTTCGGGAAAAACAACCTATATTGTAAATGGCTTGTCAGACCAAAGAAGGTCTCTCATCGTTACTTACACAAAAGGCAATTACGCGAACATGCTAAAAAAAATCTGTGTGAAGTTTGATGGAAAGTGGCCAGAAAATATTACTTTGATGACCTATTTCTCTTTTCTATATGGTTTCTGTTATAGGCCATTTTTGTCAGACAAGGTAAAAGCGAAGGGCCTTTTATACGAGGCTAACCCTAACAGGTATGCCAAACAAGATCAACCCCAATACTATTTAAGCAAAGGCAGATATTTATACAGTAATCGCTTGTCTTTATTGTTGGAAAAAGCCCAAATTTTAGATGATATCAAAGCGCGCATTAAGACATATTTTGATGAATTTATCATTGACGAGGTTCAGGATATCTCAGGTCGAGACTTTTCGTTTTTAGAGCAGCTCATGACCACAGACGTAGACATGCTATTTGTGGGCGATTTCTATCAGCATACATTTGATACCAGTAGGGATGGTAACGTTAACAAATCACTTTATGACGACAAGGCGGCATATGAAGCACATTTTGCTAGTAAAGGTTGTTCTATCGACAACACAACTCTTAAGAATAGTTGGCGTTGTAGCAAAAACGTATGTGCTTATATCCGTAGTAATATTGGTATCGATATATACTCAAATCGTCCTGACACGGACAATACCTCTATTGAATTCGTATCTGACGTTGATTTAATTGGAAGAATATTCAACGATAATCAAATAATTAAGCTGCACTATCAAAATGGTTCTAAAGCAGGTATTAGTCATAAGAACTGGGGTGAAACGAAGGGCGAAGATCATTATCAAGATGTATGCGTGTTGCTTAACAAAACTACTGCGAGTAAGCGTAAGTCTGATAAATTATCTGAACTTCCCCCGTCAACCAAAAACAAACTGTATGTTGCCATTACACGAGCCAGAAGCAATGTATACCTTATTGATGAGTCATAAATTTTGCTACGGAAAACCTGATTTTGCATTCATATAAACTTCCCGTTATGTTTAATAGAAAAAATACCTATGTAGATAAGTTCGTTTTTCAATTATCAGGAAGTTAGACAAAGACCTTTGCACACTAACGAACGAATTTGAATGATAGACTAAAAATCAATAAATGACGAGAATGAAATGGAGGAAGAGTAATGGCTCTTATTGATACATACCGAAACAATATGCAACGCAAACGTCAAGAGATAGTTTCCTTACGTGAAAAAATGGCTAAAGAAAGTGAAAAAAAGACTGGTATTAATACTAAAATTCTGTCTGCAAAATCCGCTATTAGCCGAACAAAATCCGAGTTAACAATCAAGTCAAAACTTAACGAAATAAGTAGACTGGAAAAATCCTTGTCGGATATTGATAAGGCAATTGCTAATCTGGAAAAGAAAATTGCATCAAAAGAAAAAGAGTACAACACTGAGGCAAAGAAGCATAAAGCCGAGGAGGAAAAGCAGCGCAAAAAGCAGGAGCAGGAAGACAAGCAGCGCCAGAAGGTAAGTGAGCGTACTTTCCAGAAAATTAATCAAGCAATCGCTGCGCAGCAGAGACAGCAGTCTGATATGCAAAATGATATAGAACGGCTCAAAGCTGTTCCCGAAAAAATTACCGTGTTGTTCTTTGCCACCAACCCAACAAATACTAGCAAACTGCGTTTGGATGAAGAATCTCGAACGATACAGGAAATGATTCGCAAATCTGAGCACAGAGATTCTATCTTTTTTGAAAGCAGATGGGCTGTTCGGCCGCTGGATATTCTTCAAGCTATCAACGAGGTAAACCCTGATGTAGTCCATTTTAGCGGTCATGGGGCGTCTCATGGCGACCTTGTTTTGGAAAACACGGACGGTACAGCTAAATTTGTAACTAAAGAAGCCATCACACAAACAATTATGTCATCATCAGATAAAATTCACCTTATTTTCTTTAATGCTTGCTTTTCCTATGAACAGGCCCAATCTGTTATAAATTATGTGGATGCGGCTATTGGTATGACAACATCTGTAGGAGATGCAGCTGCTTGTGCTTTTGCGGCACAATTCTATTCATCCCTTGGCTTTGGCTTTTCGGTCCAAAAAGCATTTGAACAGGCTAAAGGCGTTATGATGCTTGAAGATCCAGATGAATGTAATACCCCTGAACTTTATGTAAAAGATGGTGTTGATGTCGATACACTTTTTATTGTAAAACCCGTCGAAAACTAACGAGTGTAAAGAATGGAAAACTAATAATCGGCATTTCATGTAACTGAATGTTTTAGCAATAATGCGCAATCCTTTAAATGATAGGTTAGCTCCATGATAAGAAGATGAGAGTATACATATCAACAACGCAAACTACAAAATAACCACGTGAAGAAAGCTAAACATGGAAACTTAATCTGACTAAATTTGAAATAAAAAAAGAGGATGTTAAATGTATGAATGGTCCTTATAAAGAATTAACTTTATCAGTATTTGAAAAACTGATTTCTGATACAGACTCATCTATTTTATGCGGAAATGGGTTTAGTATCAATTTCGACAATAGGCTTTCGATGAATAATCTTGGGAAAAGCCTATATCGTGCTCATTGCACTTGGAAAGCACATTCTAACTATAAAATTATTAGCAATGCTGCTTTTAAAGATGGATTGAAAACAAATTATAATGGCGCAAAAAAAATAATTAATAGGATAAAGAGTGAGGAAGATTTAGAAAGCTTTTTCAAATATGCAATTACACTTGCATGTCAAATTGTTGATGATGGCAATGTAGTAAAATGGCTTAATGACAATGGGTTCAACTCCAACTTAGTTTTTGGGGTTAGTCAAATTGATATTTTAAAAGAAATAATATCGCAATCAAAAACCAAAAGTGTTTTATGCGTAAATTATGAGTATTGGAGCTTGGTTGTTTATTTTGTTTTGGCTCTCTCCAATGCTCCCGATGATGTTTACACCTTGGATAAAACAAATTTTTTTGTTGAGGCAGTATTGACTGGCCGTCAATATAGTTCTACTAAACAACAATCAAATTTAAGCGGAGCATCAATGATTAGCGAAACCGTTATAAATGGTGTAACTATCTACTTACGTTTCCTGTTTGCAATAAATATTTTGATTGATGGTAGTGGTGTAAATATAACTGGATTTTCAAATTGGGGCAGACTGAATATTACAAAAATAAATGAACTGTTTTCCAAATTTGATCACTTGCTAACAACAAACTACGATCTGTTGATAGAAAATATTACTAACAGAACAGTTAGACATTTGCATGGAGAATATAGCAAAAATGAAAATGTAGTGTTTTATCAATCGATGTCCGTACTGCTTGGTATGAATAAATTTGATTTATCTACAATAATTTTAGGAGATTATTTTGGTGGAAAAACCTTTTTTATAACTACAGCTCAAGGCTGTGCAGGCAAGTTCCCCAATTCTTCTGTTCAATTTTACTCCAAAATACTTGAAGATATTATTAGAAAACAAAAACCAAAAACCATTGTGCTTTTTGGCTTATGTGCCGATAATGATTATCACATCATTAGAGATTTGCAAGTTTACATGGGATTAGAAAAAACACAAAATGCTGAAATTGTATTTTGCTACTACGATGAATACGCTAAAAACGGATTTTTAGATGTATACGAAAAATGTATTACTTATTCAAGTGAGTTAAGTGATTTTGTGCGAAACAACATTAAATTATCATTGATAGACTCAAAAGAAAGACTTGGTAAATATTTTATTAGTCGTTAAGGTGTAAGATGTGAAAAGGGTGCCAAAAAAACAATACACTCCAGAAGAACCATTTGATGAAAATTAGTGATTGCTGTTATTTCCCATTATGTTTAAAATATTCCAGATCAGTATGTGTCAAACTGCTCATTAGGCTAATAATGCGCAACTGAAAAGCAAAGCTCTATCGACATATGTTTCTTTTATAGCCAATTGCGAAATTCAAAATTTAAAGTAAGCAGTATAAGAAAATTTAATGATGACTTTTCATTTGATGTAATAAAATCTGCCACTCTGCTTATAAAAGTAAAGTAAAATGGGTCCGTCGTATAACAGCCGTTCCCCGGCTTTATCCGGGGAACTGTTCGACAAAATTTATAGTTAAATATAAAAAGCGCAATAGCCACGATTAATGTGGTTATTGCGCTGATAATTACTTTAAGCACACATACCCTTTAATTTAAATGGAGCTGCTTAGCGATACGTATTTATTTTAGCCTAAAACTTTTCTTTTATCTAAATAGTTTAGGACAGACGCTAAAACTAATCCGTAGACAGTACTAGAAATGAAATGAGCTAATGAAGTATGAAAATCATGGTTTGTTAGGGTTGGTAATCTTAATGCAATTGATGTGGCATACAAGCCAAACCACATCAATATACCGAATATCCACCCTTTAAGCAAATAGTTTCCACTTGTAAGTTTTAACAGCATGTAAGAAAATAAAATCCCAGCAAAACCTGAAAAAAATATTTGGCCCAATTGCGCAAAAACAACTTCATAATTTGTAATGGGTAAATGCCCGTAGATGGCAATTGATGCCCAATCTAATAATCGTTCATTATAAAACCCTAAACTGTACCCTATCCAATCTATAATATTCATAGCTATTCCAGCTATAATTCCGCCAATAAATCCCGAGGCTATTCTATCTTCCAATTGTTTAAACATCCTTTCCAGGTTAATTTACTTTGAATAGTATCCCATGGTTTCCTTGGGCGCGGTCAATAATTTTTATCGTGTTTCCATTATTTTGTCTATAATTTGATAGGTGTAACCTGCGGCTATACCCCATATGCCTGCTACAATAAAAGCTTGGAGGACCATAGAAACGGGCAATATCTTAAAAAGTCTTGGTTCTATTACGGCCGGAAGTACCTTACTATGCACTATCCATAAGACAATCCCAAAGCCGGTACTTTTCAGTAAAATATAATCACTTCCCGTCCAGCGTATTAACAAAGATAAGACATTTCCCATAAATGTACCTGAAATAGTCACTGCCAATAGACCTAACAAAAGAGGTAGTGTTGTTATTGGTGTCCCTGGGGGTGTTATTAATACTGCCCCATAATGCACTACTGTAGAAGGGGAAATTCCCATTGTGTAAAGAACCCAACTGATTAAGATATAAGGTATTGTTGCAACAAATCCAATTATGGTACCTCTTAGTAAAGTATCTATCAAGACCATCACCTTTTTTTATATGTACCATTTATCTTTCTTTATGTAACCGGCTGAATGAACTCTAGGGACCCCATTTAAGCCGAAAGATTATGTAGTCTCTTATTAAGTAGATTTAACTAACGTGGTAGCCTGTTTCTGGTTGTCTTTAAACCATAGCAAATGAAATTCTTCATCTATCATGTTATGCCACAACCCTTTTTGCAAATCAGGTCTATCTGCAGTCTCGAGAATTAATGCTCTATACATTTCAATTGCTTTATTCTCCACTGCTGCACCCAGCTTATAGCGATTTTTTGCGGAGGTAATATCCGCCGCTTCTCCAAGAAACATCCCTACCAAAGAGGTAACTCCCCCTGGTATAGAAGGTATCTTCTGTTGGTGCTCCATCAAGAGTTGCTCATAGAAGGTTACATGTCTTCGCTCCGATTGTATCATTCGTTCATATACAGCCCGGAGATACTCATCTTGTAGTGAACCCAATTGAGATTGATACATTTTTAACTGTAGTAGTTCAAGTAGATAGAACTCCTTTAACCTCAGAATGAGCTCCATGTAATTACCCCTCTTTCTTTTAAGTAACTTTCAGTCTTTTTTTAGCAATGCGAAACTGTATTTGATCGTAAGCTGGTTAACATATCGATAAGATTGCCATTTTAACTATTCAATATGGACATTGTTTTCAAGAAGATGCCTGATTATTTTTTACAAAGGCAGAAGAATTATGTGCGGCATTCTCAAGTGTCCACATGAAAAAACCAAAAGGCCTCATAGGTGTTCAAACATTTATGACCTCAAATTTTAATATGAATTTGTAAAATAGCTGCAATTAGGGAGAGGAGAGGAGGAATAATAGTTCTAGATAGCTAACTAAATAAGGACAATGCTGAATTATATTGTTTGTTAAATCGTAGAATAGATGGTAACATAATTAAAACGGCTAACTGGAGGGTACAATGATAGAGCGGTATCAAAAGGTTTTTAAAGCGTTGGGGGAAACGACCAGGCTCAAAATTCTCAAGTTGTTATCCGTAGAATCTTTCTGCGTTTGCGAACTGGCGGCTGCCTTGGATATGCTGCAGCCGAGGATATCGCAGCATCTCAAGATATTAAAAGAAGCAGGACTGGTGAGTGAAAGAAAGGATGCTTACTGGACTTACTATTCCGTGGAAAAGGAACTTATTAATGAAGTCTTTCAGGAATTCGGTACATTTCTGGATAACCCATTGATTGAAACTCCCGGTTTTCAGCCGGTTGCGGAACGGATTGCTACTTTAGAGGATAATGAGGAAGTGAAAAAAAGTAAATCGAGACTCAAGCGCTAAACGAAAATCCCTGGTCTTATGCGGCTGGGGATTTTTTTGTGCCTAGGAGTTAATGGGACCTTTATCCCATTTTTTTCATTATGGCAGGAAATAGGGGTTATTGTGGCAAATTATGCTAAATAGTTGTCGTATTTTCTTCTTTTAGGCGGTGAACAGATGTCTGGCAGTAAAAAAAGTTGGCAAAAGTTTTTATCGGGCCACTATACGCTTATGCTGATTCCGCATTCTCAGGAATCAGCCTATAATATCAGAGTACCCGCCTTGATGATTGTAATTGGCTTAGTAATCTTATTTATTGTTGGTGGGTACGGTTATTATTTCGTATCGGATTACCGGGCTATGAAAATCGAACATATTGAGCTGCAAACGCTGCGACTGGCAAATGAAAAGCAGCAGCGCCAACTCCAGGGGCTTAAGGTTCAAACAGCTAAGCTAAAAGAGAAACTGCCGCAGTTAAATTTGCTGCAGCAGAATGTCCTTAAAATTATTGACCGGGCAGAACGGGAAAAAAGAGGGGATATATTAAGTCGTTCCAGCAGGCGTATTTCTAGAAATGATGTCACTTCGCGTGGTAAACAGCCTGAAGATAATGTAGGTGAATTTGCAGTATCCCAATGGTTATCAGCGGCAGAGACTTGGAGTCAACAATACTACGACCTACAAAATAATCTCCAAAGCTTGTCCACTGAATTCGATAATGCTGCTACCCGCTTATCGGACCAAAAGCCTCAGTTAGTTGAAGCAATTGACTTTTTAAAAGCTGTACCAAGCGGGTGGCCGGTCGAAGGGAGAATAACCTCCCCCTATGGAAACCGGCGTTCTCCTTATTCCAGCCGAAGAGAATTTCACAGTGGACTGGATATAGCGGTTCCCTATGGTACTATGGTAAAGGCCACTGCGTCCGGTGTAGTTGAGTTTGCGGGATATCAGCGAGTACTGGGGAGAATGGTTAAGGTTAAAAGTCAGTATGGTTTCACCACTGTTTATGGCCACAATTCAAAATTACTTGTTAAGCAAGGTGATGTTATCAGCCAGGGAGATTCAATTGCTAAAGTGGGAAGTACCGGACGGTCTACCGGGCCGCATGTCCACTATGAAGTTTTTGTCAATGGCAGCAGGGTGGACCCCACGGATTATTTAGGAGAGTGATAATACCTTTATAGAGGGAGGAAAGCTTATGTTAGGAAAGAAAAAAAAGAAAATAAAACAGGCGAAACTGGACACCATTATTGGAAAAGGCACCTGTTGTCAGGGGAAAGTTGCTGTGGAAGGAACTTTGCGTGTAGATGGTAAAGTCGAAGGTGAGGTCATGGTGGAAGGTTCATTGGTGGTTGGAAAGACCGGTTTTGTAGAGGGTGCAATAAGTGGTAACAACGCTATTATCGCTGGAGAAGTTAAGGGAAATATACAGATGAAAGAGAAACTAGAATTACATGAAACCGCAAAAGTTTACGGGGATGTCATGGTCGGTAGCTTTATTATCTACGAAGGTGCAGAA is part of the Metallumcola ferriviriculae genome and harbors:
- a CDS encoding ATP-dependent nuclease codes for the protein MPSIITKIKLINYKRFRDYTIEPNGQINILVGDNEVGKSTVLEAIDIVASGNVRRVEAIGIDKFLNIDAVQQFNTGERNFEHLPKLAVELYLNGSFDHTMNGKNNSDGITCDGIRLVCEPNYDFLSEITESLQARADYFPYDYYSIRFSTFADEGYTGYKKKIRNILINSTNMSSEFAINDFIKRMYNQYTEDDIKERAVHKSKYRQLRSGFCAASLCALNERIPAEKNYTFGLRTGASLSLENDLMIYEDEIGIDSKGTGNQVFIKTDFALERSGSNVDVILIEEPENHLSHVNLRKLIQRVSETQHGQLFITTHNSLISTRLELQNLLIMHEEAEDKPTSLSGLKAETAKYFMKAPVANVIEFALSQRVILVEGPSEYMLFERFYENIIGHKPESDNVHIMDVRGLSFKRYLEIAQLLSSKVVVVTDNDHNTQKNCIEKYLDFATDANIKICYENNEMMSTFEKVLYSVNQTLCNRLFGENAIDYMLGNKTEAAYTLLSQHETIAVPDYIRGAIEWINE
- a CDS encoding AAA family ATPase, which gives rise to MDKRVIFAAAGSGKTTYIVNGLSDQRRSLIVTYTKGNYANMLKKICVKFDGKWPENITLMTYFSFLYGFCYRPFLSDKVKAKGLLYEANPNRYAKQDQPQYYLSKGRYLYSNRLSLLLEKAQILDDIKARIKTYFDEFIIDEVQDISGRDFSFLEQLMTTDVDMLFVGDFYQHTFDTSRDGNVNKSLYDDKAAYEAHFASKGCSIDNTTLKNSWRCSKNVCAYIRSNIGIDIYSNRPDTDNTSIEFVSDVDLIGRIFNDNQIIKLHYQNGSKAGISHKNWGETKGEDHYQDVCVLLNKTTASKRKSDKLSELPPSTKNKLYVAITRARSNVYLIDES
- a CDS encoding CHAT domain-containing protein, whose protein sequence is MALIDTYRNNMQRKRQEIVSLREKMAKESEKKTGINTKILSAKSAISRTKSELTIKSKLNEISRLEKSLSDIDKAIANLEKKIASKEKEYNTEAKKHKAEEEKQRKKQEQEDKQRQKVSERTFQKINQAIAAQQRQQSDMQNDIERLKAVPEKITVLFFATNPTNTSKLRLDEESRTIQEMIRKSEHRDSIFFESRWAVRPLDILQAINEVNPDVVHFSGHGASHGDLVLENTDGTAKFVTKEAITQTIMSSSDKIHLIFFNACFSYEQAQSVINYVDAAIGMTTSVGDAAACAFAAQFYSSLGFGFSVQKAFEQAKGVMMLEDPDECNTPELYVKDGVDVDTLFIVKPVEN
- a CDS encoding DUF6789 family protein → MEDRIASGFIGGIIAGIAMNIIDWIGYSLGFYNERLLDWASIAIYGHLPITNYEVVFAQLGQIFFSGFAGILFSYMLLKLTSGNYLLKGWIFGILMWFGLYATSIALRLPTLTNHDFHTSLAHFISSTVYGLVLASVLNYLDKRKVLG
- a CDS encoding ferritin-like domain-containing protein produces the protein MELILRLKEFYLLELLQLKMYQSQLGSLQDEYLRAVYERMIQSERRHVTFYEQLLMEHQQKIPSIPGGVTSLVGMFLGEAADITSAKNRYKLGAAVENKAIEMYRALILETADRPDLQKGLWHNMIDEEFHLLWFKDNQKQATTLVKST
- a CDS encoding ArsR/SmtB family transcription factor, with translation MIERYQKVFKALGETTRLKILKLLSVESFCVCELAAALDMLQPRISQHLKILKEAGLVSERKDAYWTYYSVEKELINEVFQEFGTFLDNPLIETPGFQPVAERIATLEDNEEVKKSKSRLKR
- a CDS encoding M23 family metallopeptidase, translated to MSGSKKSWQKFLSGHYTLMLIPHSQESAYNIRVPALMIVIGLVILFIVGGYGYYFVSDYRAMKIEHIELQTLRLANEKQQRQLQGLKVQTAKLKEKLPQLNLLQQNVLKIIDRAEREKRGDILSRSSRRISRNDVTSRGKQPEDNVGEFAVSQWLSAAETWSQQYYDLQNNLQSLSTEFDNAATRLSDQKPQLVEAIDFLKAVPSGWPVEGRITSPYGNRRSPYSSRREFHSGLDIAVPYGTMVKATASGVVEFAGYQRVLGRMVKVKSQYGFTTVYGHNSKLLVKQGDVISQGDSIAKVGSTGRSTGPHVHYEVFVNGSRVDPTDYLGE
- a CDS encoding bactofilin family protein; the protein is MLGKKKKKIKQAKLDTIIGKGTCCQGKVAVEGTLRVDGKVEGEVMVEGSLVVGKTGFVEGAISGNNAIIAGEVKGNIQMKEKLELHETAKVYGDVMVGSFIIYEGAEFKGQSQMVEDNTVDFKPQNVEDVKVG